The Salvia splendens isolate huo1 chromosome 20, SspV2, whole genome shotgun sequence nucleotide sequence ACTTTTTGCAAACTTTAAAGTAAATAGACTGTATGAAGTGTTTTAACAATGAAGTACTTCATCTTTATTATGATATATTCATATGTTAATGCTGAACCTATTCATTTAAAGATAACTATATGTGCCTGCATTATTTAGGTATTTCTGCATCCTCGGTATTTATTATGATGTATTCGTATAGTTTGTTGTCGTTTAAATTTTTTGAGGTAAAATAAAATCTCATTTCAAAAGCACATAATAACTCTACTAATGAAGTactttttttgcattttgttttattatttgttAACCTTTCAATCTCTTACCAAACAAAATATATAGCATATGATTAAGATTATCGTGATAAATGTTCTGTTGGACAATCATTTATCAATAGTTCTTGTCTTGTTTTATGTTGACTCAAAGTAATGAATGGACGAAATAAACTAAATCATTTATGAGATGAAGTTTATAAACCAATGCCATAAAGGATTCAAAAGCAGATGAGGAAGAGTGATCACTACTTCATTCGTACGTGCATTTACTTCATTCAACAAGTATATCACTTCATCACAATAGCTTTTTACTTCATCAAACTTCAAGTGGGTTATTACTTCAGTTCACTACCTTATTAAATGAGATTATAACTTCAAGAATTAGGTTATTTAGTCAATACAGGTACAAGTCCAACTGCACACTTATAAATAAACACAATTTAGttcttattacttcattacatGTAGTTTTAACTTTATCGAGTATGTTATTTAGTTTATTACAATTATAATTCTTCGCAAACTATGCATTACAATTATAATTCTTCGCAAACTATGCATTACTtaaggttataacttcatcaagtgcattatttagttcattacaattATAATTCTTCATCTAATTAACTTCATAAAATTAACAGTTCAAGACAGTGTCCAATGCCAAAATACGAAGGTTGAAAATGCCACGGAGGACATCTGATAATGTTTATGATTGTGGAGTATTTCTAATGCGCCACATGAAAACATACAAGGGTGAGCACGAAGGTTATTGGAATTGTGGCCTAAAAAAGTCAAGTTTGGGTGTACTTCAGAGCTTGAAAGCCAAGTATTGTATTGCGTTGATGTTAGCAGAAAACAGCCATGAAAGCTTCAACAACAAAATCATTATAGCAGCATACTACGAGGAGGAAAGAAAACACAGTGTAATCAGTATTGAGAAAATGATAGCAGGGTATTTAAAgaagaaataataattttaggAGATCAAGTTTTGGAATAGAAATACATATGTTTTGAGCAATTGAGAATAAAGTTCTACGACTTTTAATATTGTTCATTATTAGTTTGAAATACTTCATTGGGTAACAGATTTAGTTCATTTCGCAGATCTATTGACTATTGATAGATGAttgacaaatggaaaatatatcaAAGTAAGATTAATAATCTACTATATACTTTTTTTGGTAAGAGATTGAAAGGTTAACACTTAatgaaacaaatgaaaaaaaagagattGTAGTTTATGTCAATTAATAAACTAAACTACAGAACTATAAAATATTTCAGCCTCGACATAAGAAAAACTTCATAATAAAGAACAAATATATCATTGTAAAAACACTTCACACAGTCTATTCTCTTTAAGCTTgcaaaaagtttaaacaaattcaaattcaaagtgtaaatgaagtaataaactacaAGACTGAAGTACAGAACTAAAAGAATGAAGAACATAACATAttcaaatgaagtaataaatgtTAGAACGGAAATACTGGAACAGAACAGAACAGAACAACCAACCTCATCACTTGCTTTTCCTTCAACTACGTTATTTTCTCCTTCTAGCTTTGAATCTGAATTTGAATCTGTATAAAAAAGAGTGTCTCCTTGATTTTGTAGATCATCCATAATTGATCCAATACtaccttcttcatcattggtcAATGTAGATCCATCTTCAACCATAGAATTTGTCGGTGTCGTTCCTAGTCCATCGAGATGTTGATGATTTTCACGTGCGGAATTCTCCATGGATGAGATTCAGAAGATACGAAATTGAGGCAGATCGCGGATTTGATGCAGATCATGATTATCCGGCGATGCAGACCGTGAACTGACGCAATTGCAAAACGATCGTGAATTGAGGCAACACAATTGTCCGGCGATGGAGATCAATGAAGATTGAAGAAGATTACAGGAAGAAGATCGATGAAGATTGAAGGAGATTGTGATTGTGTGAGATCCGCGATCGACGAattgagagaaagaaagaatcaCGTATTTTATGATTATCAATAAATTGACTTCCCTAAATACCCTTTAGCAATTTTTTTGgaataaaatattgaaataatggtaaattaatcctaaccacaagattaagaaaatggatGGACAATATTTGGTCTCTACTTCGGTCTTTAagattggttcgacattgatcacaactatatatagagttttgatctatgcaaaactagatttaaatacagaaacgcagaacaatatcatacgtagggcatGTTTAGGTCATAggtagttaatttttaggtcatccaaacaaagcatgacctaaaatgatcttagcatgatattaaacccaaatattataatatgacataacattacttaattatgacctttcgtatttttggttaattattgaccattagatcatctaatcctagggctaaGATTTGGgttgcatttctggatttaaatgcatttttattttgatcatctccctatatatatatatatatatatagggtcttgttaggttgagattttttagcttaattgagaattgagatgcattttcagccactcattttgaaatgtcaactacaagtagattatatcaactaagggtattattgtcatttcatttcaatagccagaatatcaaatgtcaacaactcgtattaaaatgtcaacaactaaaaaaaattttatttttttatttttttaaaaattttttaaaaaaaattttaattttttttttaatttttttaattttcacgcgatgtcaactacgatgtgtagcctgcacatcaaatgtcaatagccttgcacatcaaatgtcaatagcctgcacatcaaatgtcaacagcttatagttgacattatatgtgtataggtgatatgaatcatatatgtagttgacattatatatgtgcagttgacgtgaattgtatatgtagttgacattatatgtgtgtagttgacatgaattgtatatgtagttgacaaaaaaaataaaaaaaataaaaaaaataaaaaaacgaaaaaaaaatttaatttttttaaaaaaataaaaaaatatttattaaataaaatgtatgatgaaattaccattctgccctttcacaattaattaatgtaaaaatattttccatgtggtaaattctggaccactcatttaataaaaatgagtggctaataatgtatctcaattctcaattaggctaaaaaatctcaattgatcacaaccctatatatatatatatatatatatagggttgcgttaaagacagaaccattcttaagtgtagaacctagaactctacatattttattcattggatgaggaaaaaatgacggtcaagattaaaaatcatacatattagactatgttttcacgatattccggactcaacatgtgaaaaaactcacatgttgatggaagaatgaatgaaacgaagaagagtccatgcatgctttattttttcacttctctgcattcacccattaataatagttttggttgtaatgggaagttgctgtgcaaatcaacaccattggattaaaagatctaacgacctccgtttgacatttgttctacgtttaagaatggttctacgtttaagaatggttctaccttgatcacaatcctatatatatatatatatatatatatatatatatatatatatatatatatatatataattatacaatataaaaatcgcaaaaactataaaatgcatatatatttaatatgaaGTAGTCCAAAATATatctaataaaaataacatgCCATAGTTGCAGTTTTACGTCTAAAGCGGTGGCAACTGAATTCTACGCGTTCTCATCGATTGAAAACGTTGCAAGATTTTTTTGTTATCCATCGTTGAAAACATGTCCTTCTCAATGTACACaattaaactattattcatCCACTCATCTCCCATCCGATTTCGCAAGTCAGTCTTGATAGTCTTCATTGCAGAAAATGCTCTCTCAACAGAAGCAGTAGCAACAGGTAAAACCAATGTCAACTCAATAATCCGATAAACCAACGGAAAAACCAAATGCTTACCACTTTTGATCATTTCCGTAGCAACGTCTCCTAAGTTGCTTAAGGCAGCAAATTGAGGATCACATCGTACATTAGCAATAAAATTACTAAGTTGAAGTGAAAGACGTGAACAATCATTTGCAGAGAATTCCTCGTGATATAAAGTAGCAAGACGGATTACTTGATCATCATTGAATCGAGAGGAAGAATTTCTTGGATCTAGACATGATATGCATCCTAGCAACTCGATTCTAGCTTCAGAAAATCGATTATCCATCTCTTGTATAGTTAAATCAACCACCTTGACATTGCAACCACAATAACATAaattatgatatatatatatatatatatatatatatagatgtattcatttcctttttgtatcttttgttccattgttctttttaatctcagcccctcgattttgtcatccgactgttagattgatgccacgtgtcatttaataatgcaccattatagtgtaataatgcatattttcagttgaataatgcaagccgactaataatgcaccgttatagtgtaataatgcagatcatcacaaccatccaattcaaggatctaagggttgtgattaaaaagaagcttggactgaaaagcagcgaaggaccttaacacacccctatatatatacatatatatagggagatgatcaaaataaaaatgcatttaaatccagaaatgcagcccaaatcttagccctaggattagatgatctaatggtcaataattaaccaaaaacacgaaaggtcataattaagcaattttaggtcatattataatatttgggtttaatgtcatgctaagatcattttaggtcattctttgttagcatgacctaaaaattaactaactatgacctataAGTGTCCTACgaatgatattgttctgcgtttctgtatttaaatctagttttgcatagatcaaaaccctatatatatgtatatatatgtatgtatgtgtgtgtgtgtatagaAGACATGAATAGGAATATTATAGTACCTGATTAAAAATCTCTACACGATAATGATGCAAATTCGTGATCAACTCTGCTCCATACTTCTTATAACCACGGTGTGCTATAATTTCATCCATATCAACTTGTGAAATATTATGCAATTCACAAAACTTTGTTGCTTGATCATGTATGTCTTCCCATCCATTCTCTCTAAAACTTTGCAACTGATGTTTCACACTTTGAATCAATGATATGACTTGAATAATATTTTGATCTTTCTTTTGCAAGGCAATGGATAATTCATTGGTTATTCCCAATAAATGTTTCATCAAATGCAAAGTGAAAACAAACTGATAGTTATCCATCCTTTCAATCAATCCTTTAGTGGTACTTCTATTATCACGGAGAGTAGCATCGTCACGTACAACTTCCAACACTTTCTCAACCGAAGACCACATAGAGCATAGACGAAGCAATGTAAAGTAATGTGAGCCACCAACGATTGTCTCCAGGCCTTACCAAACtagtttcttgatttttacCTCTTCCACTTATGACTTCTCCATCATTAAGTTGTTCAACTAATCTGTCATGTTGCAACTGCCTAAGTTGGTCTTTTCTCTTACAAGATGCCCCAACCATATTCACAATCATGGTGACATAGCTAAAAACATCCTTCACAACTCTAATacccttggcaaccgcaacaaTAATTAATTGGAGTTGATGAGAGAAACAATGAATATACATGGCATATGGATTTTCTTGCAATATTAAGGATTTCAATCCTTTAAACTCACCCCTCATATTAGAAGCTCCATCGTATCCTTGTCCTTCACTTTAGATACAGATAAATCATCAATAGCACATTTCAAAGTATGAGAGGAAGTGTTAGTTACATGCACGATTCCAATAAATCGCCCAATCACATATCCTTCGTTATTCACATATCTT carries:
- the LOC121781555 gene encoding uncharacterized protein LOC121781555; protein product: MDNRFSEARIELLGCISCLDPRNSSSRFNDDQVIRLATLYHEEFSANDCSRLSLQLSNFIANVRCDPQFAALSNLGDVATEMIKSGKHLVFPLVYRIIELTLVLPVATASVERAFSAMKTIKTDLRNRMGDEWMNNSLIVYIEKDMFSTMDNKKILQRFQSMRTRRIQLPPL